A DNA window from Bacteroides cellulosilyticus contains the following coding sequences:
- a CDS encoding tyrosine-type recombinase/integrase: protein MKQNSLTDFMNEVIVELQQEGRFATANIYKYALRAFTQSVGGGEIFWGGLNRRALHRFQTYLEDLQKSYNTISTYIRALRAVYNRAVDRGLVAGEFRLFANLKTGVTSEKKRAVTASQMQKLVHTPENRKLSPKICQAQDTLSLMILLQGMPYTDLAHLHKNDLNGGLLTCHRQKTGTELCVKVVPEAMVLIDRYRNYEPDSPYLLNFLSGTCSDKEAFEEYQGKLRELNLHLSKLPELCGVEGVKVSSYTARHTWATLAKYCQVPEEIISEGLGHSSLEVTRTYLKSFGGDELEKANRIIINYIVTGRKNVWSKI, encoded by the coding sequence ATGAAGCAAAACAGTTTAACCGACTTCATGAACGAAGTCATCGTAGAGTTGCAGCAAGAGGGGCGTTTTGCCACTGCTAATATCTACAAGTATGCCTTACGGGCATTTACTCAATCTGTGGGAGGTGGTGAAATCTTCTGGGGAGGCCTGAACAGAAGAGCCTTGCATCGTTTCCAGACTTATCTGGAAGATTTGCAGAAGAGCTACAACACTATTTCCACTTATATTCGTGCGTTGCGTGCGGTCTATAATCGTGCGGTAGACCGCGGGTTGGTGGCAGGTGAATTCCGTCTGTTTGCAAACTTGAAGACGGGAGTTACCTCGGAGAAAAAGCGGGCCGTCACAGCTTCGCAGATGCAGAAATTAGTGCATACACCTGAAAATCGGAAATTATCGCCGAAAATATGCCAGGCGCAGGACACCCTCTCTTTGATGATACTTTTACAGGGGATGCCTTATACGGATCTGGCACATTTGCATAAAAATGACTTGAATGGTGGATTATTAACTTGTCATCGCCAGAAAACGGGTACGGAACTTTGCGTGAAAGTGGTTCCCGAAGCAATGGTATTGATTGATCGCTACCGTAATTATGAACCAGACTCCCCTTATCTTCTTAATTTTCTTAGTGGCACTTGCTCGGATAAAGAAGCTTTCGAAGAATATCAAGGAAAACTTCGTGAGCTGAATTTGCATTTGTCCAAGCTTCCTGAACTGTGCGGGGTAGAAGGAGTGAAAGTTAGTTCATACACTGCACGCCATACCTGGGCCACACTTGCCAAATACTGCCAGGTACCGGAAGAAATTATTTCCGAAGGATTAGGACACTCTTCTCTGGAAGTCACTCGCACATACTTGAAAAGCTTTGGAGGAGATGAACTGGAAAAAGCAAATCGGATAATTATTAATTATATTGTTACCGGAAGGAAAAATGTATGGAGTAAGATTTGA
- the thiL gene encoding thiamine-phosphate kinase translates to MRTEISSLGEFGLIRRLTDGIELKNESSRYGVGDDAAVLSYPTEKQVLITTDLLMEGVHFDLIYVPLKHLGYKAAVVNFSDIYAMNGTPKQITVSLALSKRFSVEDMEELYAGIRLACEEYDVDIIGGDTSSSLTGLAISITCIGEADKDKVVYRNGAKETDLICVTGDLGAAYMGLQLLEREKVALKGKADMQPDFSGKEYLLERQLKPEARRDIIEKLAEEGIQPTSMMDISDGLSSELLHICTQSKVGCRIYEEHIPIDYQTAVMAEEFNMNLTTCALNGGEDYELLFTVPIADHEKISEMEGVKLIGHITKPELGCALITRDGQEFELKAQGWNPLKEETTESEGEKAGE, encoded by the coding sequence ATGAGAACAGAAATATCAAGCCTCGGTGAGTTCGGCCTCATCCGCCGCCTTACCGACGGTATTGAACTGAAGAATGAATCCAGCCGGTACGGCGTAGGCGATGATGCTGCCGTACTCTCCTATCCTACCGAAAAACAAGTATTGATTACCACTGACTTGCTAATGGAAGGTGTGCATTTCGATTTGATTTATGTCCCGCTGAAGCACTTAGGCTATAAAGCGGCTGTCGTGAACTTCTCCGATATCTACGCCATGAATGGTACGCCCAAACAGATCACCGTTTCTCTGGCTCTCTCCAAGCGCTTCTCCGTGGAAGATATGGAAGAGTTGTATGCGGGTATCCGTCTGGCGTGCGAGGAATATGATGTGGATATCATAGGAGGCGACACCTCTTCTTCTCTTACGGGACTGGCAATCAGTATCACTTGTATAGGTGAGGCAGACAAAGATAAGGTTGTCTACCGAAATGGTGCGAAAGAAACAGATTTGATTTGCGTAACCGGTGATCTGGGTGCCGCATATATGGGCTTACAATTATTGGAACGCGAAAAAGTGGCTTTGAAAGGTAAGGCTGATATGCAACCTGATTTCTCAGGAAAGGAATATCTGCTGGAACGCCAATTAAAACCGGAAGCTCGCCGCGACATCATCGAGAAACTGGCGGAAGAAGGCATCCAACCCACTTCTATGATGGATATTTCAGATGGTCTATCTTCTGAATTATTGCATATCTGCACGCAAAGTAAAGTAGGCTGCCGCATTTATGAGGAACATATCCCCATTGACTATCAGACTGCCGTCATGGCTGAAGAGTTCAATATGAACCTGACAACATGCGCTCTTAATGGTGGCGAAGACTACGAACTGCTTTTCACCGTTCCCATTGCCGATCACGAGAAGATTTCTGAAATGGAGGGAGTGAAGTTAATAGGACACATCACTAAACCGGAATTAGGTTGTGCACTGATCACCCGCGATGGTCAAGAGTTTGAACTGAAAGCCCAAGGATGGAACCCACTGAAAGAGGAAACTACCGAAAGTGAAGGCGAAAAAGCTGGCGAATAA
- a CDS encoding sensor histidine kinase, producing MRYILTTIFIFINSILFAQNTTQATDSLLQLLNTIASSEKKIQIYRDLADISIDTPDAKVYLLKIYREADKINDKKNMLNALNDIVMGAIISYNKDSIIKYTEYIKKIATTEEKERLLPLYHIRIFESQCFSDQKETAIKEELNLLDSINDSTDNVYRKIASAYTMGFSFYIHGQFDKALPHLENALQLTKTIPEKDRYDYQRYITLNLCFTYAQTGKEKESIKIMENLINLVEQKYKTDYEKQRPFYKIELYLLQYYSFMISNLPYLTVEQAQDYWNRIQIIGKTLTNDLDRYNYYLCANNYYSNNRIKKDYPRAIEANDSLIRIAKTLAPVNLPGLYNINSLLYEESKDYPNALKYLKISHQIQDSLATDVAHKQLYELQVKYDLNALNNEKTMLEIKNKQTLLISLSILLIIVISICTYLYFSWKKEKRMKMELKVLHGKAQESEKMKQAFINSICHEIRTPLNAIVGFSDLIMNEEIDEEMRREFPAEIQKSTVLLTGLVNSMLEVANLDVSEEKLPCEAADLRDICTQEMELLNKKPGIEYILDIAPESMIIQTNVQYLTQVIGHLLNNANKFTEKGCITLSYEADKPQENISISVTDTGCGIPKEKYEEVFHRFSKLDTFVPGNGLGLYLCRLIVKRLAGEIKIDPDYTEGTRMVVTLPIH from the coding sequence ATGCGATACATACTGACTACTATATTTATATTCATTAACTCCATCCTATTTGCCCAGAACACGACACAGGCAACCGATAGCCTTTTGCAACTTCTGAACACAATCGCTTCTTCTGAAAAGAAAATTCAAATATACAGGGATTTAGCAGATATTTCCATAGATACTCCAGACGCTAAAGTTTATCTCCTGAAAATCTATCGGGAAGCGGACAAGATTAATGATAAAAAGAATATGCTGAATGCACTCAACGATATCGTCATGGGAGCAATCATCTCGTACAATAAAGATTCCATCATTAAATATACTGAATATATAAAGAAAATAGCTACTACAGAAGAAAAGGAGCGGCTGTTACCTCTTTATCATATACGTATCTTCGAATCCCAATGTTTCTCAGATCAAAAAGAAACCGCTATCAAAGAGGAACTAAATCTTCTGGATTCAATAAATGATAGTACGGACAATGTTTATAGAAAGATAGCATCTGCTTACACTATGGGATTTAGCTTTTATATACACGGTCAATTCGACAAAGCACTACCACACTTAGAAAATGCATTGCAACTTACAAAAACAATTCCAGAAAAAGACAGATATGACTATCAAAGATACATCACATTAAATTTATGCTTTACATATGCCCAAACGGGAAAAGAAAAAGAATCCATTAAAATCATGGAAAATCTGATCAATCTGGTAGAACAAAAATATAAAACAGACTATGAAAAGCAACGCCCCTTCTACAAAATCGAATTATACCTGCTTCAGTACTACTCTTTCATGATAAGCAACTTACCCTACCTCACAGTGGAGCAAGCACAGGATTACTGGAACCGGATTCAAATAATCGGTAAAACGTTAACCAATGATCTGGATCGGTACAATTATTATCTGTGTGCCAATAACTACTATTCCAACAACCGTATAAAAAAGGATTATCCCAGAGCCATAGAAGCTAATGATTCACTCATCAGAATTGCGAAAACATTAGCACCGGTCAATCTGCCGGGATTATATAATATCAATTCGTTACTTTATGAAGAGAGCAAAGATTATCCGAATGCATTGAAATACCTGAAGATTTCACATCAGATTCAGGACTCACTGGCTACAGACGTCGCTCATAAACAACTCTACGAATTGCAGGTGAAATATGACCTCAATGCGCTCAATAACGAAAAGACGATGCTGGAAATAAAGAATAAACAAACTCTGCTTATTTCCCTCAGCATTTTATTGATAATTGTAATCTCCATTTGTACCTACCTCTACTTCTCTTGGAAAAAGGAAAAGAGGATGAAGATGGAACTGAAAGTCCTGCATGGCAAGGCACAGGAAAGCGAAAAGATGAAGCAAGCATTCATCAACTCCATTTGCCACGAGATACGCACTCCTCTCAACGCAATCGTCGGATTCTCCGATCTGATTATGAATGAGGAGATCGACGAGGAGATGCGCCGTGAATTTCCGGCTGAAATACAAAAGAGTACGGTACTGCTCACCGGGCTTGTCAACAGTATGCTGGAAGTAGCCAACCTGGACGTTTCCGAAGAAAAACTTCCTTGCGAAGCTGCCGATTTAAGGGATATCTGCACGCAGGAAATGGAACTGCTCAACAAGAAGCCGGGAATAGAATACATACTGGACATCGCGCCCGAAAGTATGATAATCCAGACGAATGTCCAGTATCTGACACAGGTAATCGGACATTTGCTGAATAACGCTAATAAATTCACGGAGAAAGGATGTATCACCCTGAGTTATGAAGCTGACAAGCCGCAGGAAAATATATCCATCAGTGTGACGGACACTGGTTGTGGAATACCGAAAGAGAAATATGAAGAGGTATTCCATCGTTTCTCCAAACTTGATACTTTTGTTCCCGGCAACGGACTGGGATTATATCTCTGCCGGCTCATCGTGAAACGACTGGCCGGAGAGATTAAGATTGATCCTGATTATACGGAAGGTACACGAATGGTGGTTACTCTGCCGATACATTAA
- a CDS encoding VOC family protein, with translation MAKISLSLLFNGNCEEAFNFYKSAFGTEFTFIGRYGDIPPQDGMPAIPESEKGKIENICLPVNEDTFLIGADVTGYMAQKTVFGNNFSIYIEAANKEEADRLFAGLSVEGQVMMPMSVAHWGDYFGMFTDKFGVNWLINCARQHMG, from the coding sequence ATGGCGAAAATCAGCCTTTCCCTCCTTTTCAATGGTAATTGTGAAGAAGCTTTCAATTTCTACAAATCCGCATTCGGAACAGAGTTTACTTTTATAGGCAGATATGGAGATATTCCTCCGCAAGATGGCATGCCTGCTATTCCCGAAAGTGAAAAAGGCAAAATAGAAAATATCTGTCTGCCTGTAAATGAGGATACTTTTCTGATAGGTGCAGATGTTACGGGCTATATGGCTCAGAAAACTGTTTTCGGTAATAATTTCTCTATTTATATCGAGGCGGCCAATAAGGAAGAAGCCGACCGGTTGTTTGCTGGACTGTCGGTAGAAGGGCAAGTGATGATGCCCATGAGTGTAGCTCATTGGGGTGATTATTTCGGGATGTTCACGGATAAATTCGGTGTTAACTGGCTGATAAATTGTGCACGTCAGCATATGGGATAG
- the sppA gene encoding signal peptide peptidase SppA: MKEFFKFTLATITGIIVSSVVLFFISILILFSMLSSSESETQVRKNSVMMLDMRGMLSERSQDNPFDIFLSEDETTYGLDDILSSIQKAKENENIKGIYLQAGSMGIGFASLEEIRKALADFKTSGKFVVAYGDQYSQRLYYLASVADKVLLNPQGAIGWYGLASTPTFYKDLLSKIGVEMQVFKVGTYKSAVEPFISTEMSPANREQVTVFLDGIWGQMLSDISESRGVSKEKLNEAADKMLMFYPANDCVEYGLADTLVYKNDVRNYLKTMVGIDKDDSMPILSLKDMVNVKKNVPKDKSGNIVAVYYAYGAIDSGSSYAGSEDGINSNKVIRDLRKLKDDKDVKAVVLRVNSPGGSAFGSEQIWYAVTELKKEKPVIVSMGDYAASGGYYISCNADSIVADPTTLTGSIGIFGMFPNVKGLTDKIGLSFDVVKTNTYADFGAMGRPLNDGEKALMQNMVNEGYELFVKRCAEGRGMTTDEIKKIAEGRVWTGTKAKELGLVDELGGLDKALEIAIGKAGLDAYTVMSYPGKKSFFDMLTDTKPGGYIQSRILKGKVGELYNQFDWLNNFENCDKIQARVPFELNIN, from the coding sequence ATGAAAGAATTTTTTAAATTTACGCTAGCCACCATCACAGGTATCATTGTGTCAAGCGTCGTGTTGTTTTTCATCAGCATCCTGATACTGTTTAGTATGCTGTCCTCGTCAGAGTCTGAAACGCAGGTGCGTAAAAACTCTGTGATGATGCTCGACATGAGAGGTATGCTCTCAGAACGGAGCCAGGACAACCCTTTCGACATCTTCCTGAGCGAAGATGAAACTACGTACGGACTGGATGACATTCTTTCGTCTATCCAGAAAGCTAAGGAAAATGAAAATATCAAGGGGATTTACCTGCAAGCCGGTTCAATGGGTATAGGATTTGCCTCTTTGGAAGAAATACGCAAAGCGCTGGCTGACTTCAAAACCAGCGGTAAATTCGTGGTAGCTTACGGTGATCAATACTCACAACGCCTGTATTATCTGGCAAGTGTAGCGGATAAAGTGTTGCTGAATCCACAAGGCGCAATCGGTTGGTACGGTTTGGCTTCTACCCCGACCTTCTACAAAGATTTATTGTCAAAGATTGGCGTTGAAATGCAGGTATTCAAAGTAGGTACTTACAAATCGGCTGTCGAACCATTCATTTCTACGGAAATGAGTCCGGCCAATCGTGAACAGGTAACCGTATTCCTGGATGGTATCTGGGGACAAATGTTGAGTGATATTTCAGAATCAAGAGGCGTAAGCAAAGAAAAACTGAACGAGGCTGCCGACAAAATGCTGATGTTTTATCCCGCCAATGACTGCGTGGAATATGGTCTGGCAGATACTCTGGTATACAAAAATGACGTACGTAACTACCTGAAAACAATGGTGGGAATAGACAAGGATGACAGTATGCCAATATTAAGCTTAAAAGACATGGTGAACGTGAAGAAGAACGTTCCGAAAGATAAAAGCGGAAATATTGTTGCTGTGTACTATGCATATGGAGCCATTGACAGCGGAAGTTCGTATGCAGGTAGTGAAGATGGGATTAATTCTAATAAGGTAATCCGCGACTTGCGCAAACTGAAAGATGATAAGGACGTGAAAGCTGTAGTGCTACGTGTGAATTCTCCGGGCGGCAGCGCTTTCGGTTCGGAACAAATATGGTACGCTGTCACCGAACTGAAAAAAGAAAAACCGGTGATTGTTTCCATGGGTGACTATGCAGCATCAGGCGGTTACTATATCTCTTGCAACGCGGACAGTATTGTAGCTGATCCGACTACACTGACAGGATCTATCGGTATCTTCGGAATGTTCCCCAACGTGAAAGGATTGACGGATAAGATAGGTCTGTCATTCGATGTAGTAAAGACCAATACATACGCTGACTTCGGAGCAATGGGACGTCCGCTGAATGACGGCGAGAAGGCATTGATGCAGAATATGGTGAACGAGGGCTATGAACTGTTCGTGAAACGTTGTGCAGAAGGCCGGGGCATGACCACGGATGAAATCAAGAAGATTGCCGAAGGGCGTGTGTGGACAGGAACCAAAGCCAAAGAACTGGGCTTGGTAGACGAACTGGGTGGACTGGACAAGGCTTTGGAAATAGCTATCGGAAAGGCCGGACTGGATGCCTACACCGTAATGTCTTATCCGGGCAAGAAAAGTTTCTTCGATATGCTGACGGATACGAAACCCGGTGGATATATCCAATCTCGGATACTGAAAGGCAAAGTCGGTGAACTTTACAACCAATTCGACTGGCTGAATAATTTTGAGAACTGCGATAAAATTCAGGCACGCGTTCCGTTCGAGTTGAACATCAATTAA
- a CDS encoding purine-nucleoside phosphorylase has protein sequence MLELIQETAAYLKGRMHTQPETAIILGTGLGSLATEITEKYEIKYEEIPNFPVSTVEGHSGKLIFGKLGNKDIMAMQGRFHYYEGYSMKEVTFPVRVMRELGIKTLFVSNASGGTNPDFEIGDLMIITDHINYFPEHPLRGKNIPYGPRFPDMSEAYDKELIRKANAIAAEKGIKVQHGVYIGTQGPTFETPSEYKLFHILGADAVGMSTVPEVIVANHCGIKVFGISVITDLGVEGKIVEVTHEEVQKAADAAQPKMTEIMRELINRA, from the coding sequence ATGTTAGAGCTCATTCAAGAAACAGCAGCTTACCTGAAAGGTAGGATGCACACACAACCTGAGACAGCAATTATCCTCGGAACCGGTTTAGGCAGTCTTGCCACCGAAATCACCGAGAAGTACGAAATAAAATATGAGGAAATTCCGAACTTCCCCGTATCGACGGTAGAAGGACATAGCGGAAAACTGATATTCGGAAAATTGGGAAACAAGGATATCATGGCAATGCAGGGACGTTTCCATTATTATGAAGGTTACTCAATGAAGGAGGTAACGTTTCCGGTACGTGTAATGCGCGAACTGGGTATCAAAACCCTATTTGTTTCGAATGCCAGCGGTGGTACAAATCCGGATTTTGAAATCGGCGACCTGATGATTATTACAGATCACATCAATTACTTCCCGGAGCACCCGTTGCGTGGCAAGAATATTCCATATGGCCCGCGTTTCCCGGATATGAGTGAAGCGTATGATAAAGAGTTAATTCGTAAGGCTAATGCAATTGCAGCGGAAAAGGGTATCAAAGTACAGCATGGTGTATATATCGGTACGCAAGGTCCGACATTTGAGACACCGTCCGAATATAAATTATTCCATATCCTCGGTGCCGATGCAGTGGGTATGTCTACAGTGCCGGAAGTGATTGTTGCCAATCATTGCGGTATCAAGGTATTCGGTATTTCGGTAATTACCGACCTTGGTGTGGAAGGTAAGATCGTAGAGGTGACACACGAAGAAGTGCAGAAAGCTGCCGATGCCGCCCAGCCGAAGATGACAGAAATTATGAGAGAATTGATAAACAGAGCATAA
- the lpxK gene encoding tetraacyldisaccharide 4'-kinase codes for MEEPLVKIHYWLYPISWIYGMGVRLRNKLFDWGYYRSKSFDVPVVCVGNLAVGGTGKTPHTEYLIKLLQQTGTNVAMLSRGYKRKSKGYVLATEETDVKRIGDEPYQIKAKFPAIRVAVDENRCHGIEQLMKLDHPKVDVVLLDDAYQHRYVKAGLNILLTDFHRLFSDDTLLPAGRLREPESGKNRAHIVIVTKCPEDIKPIDFNIITKRLKLYPYQQLYFSSFRYGALTPLFGEKRRTLASLEKDEQILLVTGIASPAPLVEKLQVYTPHVNLCQFDDHHDFSSKDLQAIKEHFERLEGKRKLIITTEKDATRLQHHPALAETLKPYLYILPIEIEFLQNQQHIFNQNIIGYVRAHSRNSSLPER; via the coding sequence ATGGAAGAACCGCTGGTTAAGATACACTATTGGCTATACCCCATCTCGTGGATTTACGGGATGGGGGTACGCCTAAGAAATAAACTCTTTGATTGGGGATATTACCGGTCAAAGAGTTTTGACGTACCTGTGGTATGCGTCGGCAACCTCGCTGTAGGTGGGACAGGCAAGACACCACACACGGAGTATCTTATCAAGCTGTTACAACAAACGGGAACAAACGTTGCCATGCTGAGCCGCGGATATAAACGAAAAAGCAAAGGGTATGTACTTGCTACGGAAGAAACGGATGTAAAGCGCATTGGTGACGAACCCTATCAGATAAAAGCCAAATTCCCGGCTATCCGGGTAGCTGTAGATGAGAACCGCTGTCACGGCATTGAGCAACTGATGAAATTGGACCACCCCAAAGTAGATGTAGTGTTACTGGATGACGCTTATCAACACCGTTACGTGAAAGCCGGGCTGAACATTCTACTGACAGATTTCCACAGGCTTTTTTCAGACGATACCCTGCTTCCGGCAGGACGATTACGCGAACCGGAAAGTGGCAAAAACAGGGCGCACATCGTGATCGTGACAAAATGCCCGGAAGATATCAAACCTATAGATTTCAATATCATCACGAAAAGACTAAAACTGTATCCGTATCAGCAACTTTATTTTTCCTCGTTTCGATATGGGGCATTAACACCGCTCTTCGGAGAAAAACGCCGAACCCTTGCATCACTGGAAAAAGACGAACAAATTTTACTGGTAACAGGAATCGCTTCGCCTGCACCGCTGGTGGAAAAGCTGCAAGTATATACACCGCACGTAAACTTATGCCAGTTTGACGACCATCATGATTTCAGCAGCAAGGATTTGCAAGCTATAAAAGAACACTTCGAACGTCTGGAAGGAAAGAGGAAGCTGATTATCACCACGGAAAAGGATGCGACAAGGTTGCAACACCATCCGGCACTCGCCGAAACGTTGAAGCCGTATTTGTACATTTTACCGATTGAGATAGAATTTTTACAAAATCAACAACATATATTTAACCAAAATATTATTGGCTATGTTAGAGCTCATTCAAGAAACAGCAGCTTACCTGAAAGGTAG
- a CDS encoding zinc ribbon domain-containing protein: MENMYCQSCGMPLTKEEEVATNKDGSLMHDYCIYCYKEGAFTLDISMEEMIDVSLVHMKEIFKDNPDFSEQEALNKMRGFFPELKRWKGL; the protein is encoded by the coding sequence ATGGAAAATATGTATTGTCAAAGTTGTGGCATGCCACTGACTAAGGAAGAAGAAGTAGCAACGAACAAAGATGGTTCACTCATGCACGATTATTGCATCTACTGCTACAAGGAGGGGGCTTTCACTTTGGATATCAGTATGGAGGAAATGATCGATGTTAGTTTGGTGCATATGAAAGAAATCTTCAAGGATAATCCTGATTTTAGTGAGCAGGAAGCTCTGAACAAGATGCGGGGCTTTTTCCCGGAACTGAAGAGGTGGAAGGGGCTGTAA